The following coding sequences lie in one Spinacia oleracea cultivar Varoflay chromosome 1, BTI_SOV_V1, whole genome shotgun sequence genomic window:
- the LOC110804702 gene encoding calmodulin binding protein PICBP isoform X1, whose amino-acid sequence MAIRTFSAQKSYREGGTESRKKLKKVRSVKVANLDRLRLSMRREKSRFHRSVVSSSDDATGTSGSSSVAISGTSSPNYMKATTSWSARKGSVQTSSGNLQSSSASNGDSRPSSAKSASKLSKVSVQECSDPAGVNIPVRIKAEKSLKRVPSLKHSKKLSSKKSMKIRTRYSQFPDVGINPEEMLDFGILGFQDNTEIDPESLNVSASHGQDSSGKVGAKQKGILERSRSRKMTRLRSIRSSKGKQRPQPRLSGGATELMSYEAEVSNAEPRYMKSTRSQETRMKSDKCLTRTSSLRPLRILAKIPSLRPKRSKLRKRPQATPLSRKGVDRATCSSVLKRTEFPDDSELHSRGQEAEGTSSFHLCPYSYCSIHGHRHHTPSQPIKEFISAKRRLFSNKKGEKSESQYRGEVEHYTSAAESDHSRQTVSAESYALQEVMNVSTKNALEAEEDGIDFLIKIYAKPRKQWATDGKLSKDDEALHGSTYDQISVRDYDGKHAETPSETSEPEETQEALNDNKQEKNEIFRVCNNCPSNKFQQQNLNIAAISLPSELPDDGPNSAPTNRTIYPSIAEEDPLNSSKDPLYFASRDSAVGPGGDLINILSDKQKYTSMWQLIHQQLVSSEASTNEAQDIIQADEKESGDGHTCHEMSNLNLELSKNSNNLKEDVDDQVAKTEKLGLQQTAAIKLVQEALNAILQHDAESFHQQPNPVQEMANSFVRERISTPTTSIEENCSKGGEIDGKVTGKGSAEKQQQTGKRSLQKEPDEQKSSGKQMSKSFSKLRKLFVTAKFIKAMERLKKINPRKPQYLSAEPTSENESIYLRHLSMNERKNTEEWMLDNALRQVISRLDPDQQRRVTQLVEAFEIFTPEQKEKSNRAVTHVSAPGSKLAIPMMVEKKQFLEPVQDTLSSNEQFLQKKDDGALVSQKAANEENCSREENEYQTNTTGDKILLESDETSISDSTSVFSEKSSTFVDGNTGNGEPINTLSFTSQFPTEDSEVSLTGDMTSIFFNKQQYTGMWNLIYQHVSNEASVDEKQGTIGFNEENLGDTINCQQKNDKDSIPGSYNMDQKEDHDNQKEASENSELDQSAAIKLVKEALSAILKRYDQPPHLQSIPDHQKAADDARDLYISTPTPATEENSIEGGKSAELEKHAYIDLEEKLHHVKNTSLPVQQQVESDELKTPQRKMSNSLSKLKKAIATTRFIKAMERLTKSSPRKSQNLHSETTSGEERVYLRHRSMDGKKKGEEWMLDYALKQVISKLDPDQQRRVALLVEAFETVHPEQREKRISCYPSKDSVLATSTNEVKECYLESQQKRSISVEQVPQKQDNGIPLPSGDAFLERSLQEHHNQPRSLADDIIPQQTNEIAISKSTPESSEDSSRIVSKVGTPEKLSIQDEGTGTNFEFPSPFPTGNSEVRPDGNMATILSDKRKYTSMWNLIHQHVLSNEATTAGKQEVKDEEQGDDTNTFQTINDSDSTQSTELKKSKVDEDNQNGVFDQSAAINLVKEAIDAILKCHKQKSDQRPSQDHGRGADSAKILCNTTALASTQENSEGERVEKQRNSEPEQKIKEVEKASDPLQQKAEPNEANKGHTKMSKSLSKLKKAIVTTKFIKAMERLRKISPRKPRYLSPEVASEEERVYLRHLSINERKNDEEWMLDYALRKVLSNLAPDQQRKVALLVEAFETVPEQKNIGYLTKPDTISENAADEKGIPESKHDSSTSYDDDIRPMHNDRLDMLGNGSTLDKSAQEDHSIKFSNLREQLSPKILDSDDSNLNIRHQPSSKGSPNSDPLCILTVRKEETDVNPIHETFQHANEFEQENKANKAEGIFCDKRKNSGMWHLIYQHAKSVGAAEAGSKLSERLTREDQVNRGGESFETNADVDADDSDGSSVTSELTENDAIKLVREAITDILDAPLEVEDELTSSYRTADSEEGEREFVEGNPKRSLFRGYSKLRKIIICNKFIKAMEKTQKFNPQTGRALNSDSVATNAQLKTCALGERKGMDEWMLDNVLQKVISGLAPVQQKRVSLLVEAFERVNPDPEGREKGLCYFKTEFPDTISSEGDTKEKEDTVSTDSSQNSKFPCGFDLKLDRSPISSPKVVTERVLQEFHEDRSPGLTKEYVSDGQSWRSGDPCNITAATSDAIRIPSDTCKDVTEMYGKDAPGVSLEERTKSRNEIGAQVEEITSIGELKVGNTVLASKLAKKLPQPVESQDEWNYSVQHSRFSEKSTGLWGLILQHVSTDMLEKSEAPETVEINANAEGGSSSTKVSERKTDDSSQLCSSQEEITNFRDEIGAQVEEITSIGELEVGNTLFASKLAKKPPRPIESEDEGNYSAKSSRSSEISTGLWGLILQHVSTDMLEKNEVPETTEINANAEGGSSSTKVAERKTDDSSEPSSRVKSCRDMGVQTPTSFEFEENEAIKLVEEAVEEILLLQDQICDAESMTSSTTSEQGVYSQNNGDVKERSPVDTEIASASTSLHSVATLEEEKTSSRENLPNSYSTLSKVVLCKRFVKAMNKMRKLKAQQAQDLSQSPHSQEGNPSLRQISTSKKASWEEGMLDNALQKVIGNLAPAKKQRVALLVQAFETVGSQPEPVNSWRGKKLVS is encoded by the exons ATGGCAATCAGAACGTTCTCGGCACAGAAAAGTTATAGGGAAGGAGGGACAGAGTCAAGAAAGAAACTGAAGAAGGTGAGGTCAGTTAAGGTTGCAAACCTGGATAGGTTGAGGTTATCAATGAGGAGGGAGAAATCGCGGTTTCATCGCAGTGTTGTGTCTTCCTCAGATGATGCAACTGGCACATCAGGATCATCTTCTGTTGCCATTTCAGGTACATCATCTCCCAATTATATGAAAGCTACAACTAGCTGGAGTGCCAGAAAAGGGTCAGTGCAGACAAGTTCAGGTAATCTGCAATCTAGTTCTGCTAGCAATGGTGATAGCAGACCTTCATCAGCAAAGTCCGCCTCGAAATTGAGCAAGGTCTCAGTGCAAGAATGTTCTGATCCTGCAGGCGTAAATATTCCTGTTAGAATAAAAGCAGAGAAAAGCCTAAAGAGGGTACCTAGTTTAAAGCATTCAAAGAAGCTGTCTAGTAAAAAATCAATGAAAATTCGAACAAGATATTCTCAGTTCCCAgatgttggcatcaatccagaGGAAATGTTGGACTTTGGCATCCTGGGATTTCAGGATAATACTGAAATTGATCCAGAAAGCCTAAATGTCAGTGCTTCTCATGGTCAAGATAGCAGTGGCAAGGTGGGAGCAAAACAAAAGGGAATCTTAGAGAGATCAAGATCGAGAAAGATGACGAGGCTCAGGAGCATAAGATCGTCAAAGGGAAAGCAGAGGCCACAACCCAGACTCAGTGGTGGAGCAACAGAGCTAATGTCATATGAAGCAGAAGTATCCAATGCCGAGCCACGTTACATGAAAAGCACCAGATCTCAAGAAACAAGAATG AAGTCTGACAAGTGTTTGACAAGAACATCTAGTTTGAGGCCTCTAAGGATCCTAGCAAAGATTCCAAGCCTAAGGCCTAAACGGAGTAAATTAAGGAAAAGACCTCAGGCTACTCCACTGTCAAGGAAAGGTGTTGATCGCGCCACTTGTTCGTCCGTTCTAAAGAGAACTGAGTTCCCAGATGACAGTGAACTTCATTCAAGGGGACAAGAGGCTGAAGGAACTTCATCTTTCCATCTTTGCCCGTACAGCTATTGCTCGATTCATGGTCACCGCCACCATACCCCTTCACAACCTATTAAAGAATTCATTTCTGCGAAAAGGAGACTGTTTAGTAACAAGAAAGGTGAGAAGTCAGAGAGCCAGTATAGGGGAGAAGTGGAACATTACACAAGTGCAGCTGAATCTGATCACTCAAGGCAGACAGTATCTGCTGAAAGTTATGCACTCCAAGAAGTAATGAATGTCTCAACAAAAAACGCTCTGGAAGCAGAAGAGGATGGAATAGATTTTCTCATTAAAATCTATGCCAAACCCAGAAAACAGTGGGCTACTGATGGTAAGCTGAGCAAAGATGACGAAGCATTACATGGTTCCACTTATGACCAAATCAGTGTCCGTGACTATGACGGGAAACATGCAGAAACACCCAGTGAAACATCAGAACCTGAG GAAACACAAGAAGCATTGAATGATAATAAGCAAGAGAAAAATGAGATCTTCAGAGTTTGCAACAATTGCCCAAGCAATAAGTTTCAGCAGCAGAATCTCAACATTGCAGCTATAAGTTTGCCTTCAGAATTACCTGATGATGGTCCAAATTCTGCGCCTACAAATAGGACAATTTATCCAAGTATAGCAGAAGAAGATCCTCTGAATTCTTCCAAGGATCCTTTATATTTTGCAAGTAGGGATTCTGCAGTCGGTCCAGGTGGTGATTTGATCAATATCCTCTCTGACAAACAGAAGTATACAAGCATGTGGCAGCTGATCCATCAACAACTTGTTTCAAGTGAAGCATCAACGAATGAGGCCCAAGATATCATTCAAGCAGATGAAAAAGAAAGTGGAGATGGACACACTTGCCATGAGATGAGTAACTTGAATCTGGAGCTGAGTAAAAACAGCAACAATCTCAAGGAAGATGTTGATGACCAAGTTGCAAAGACAGAGAAACTTGGACTGCAACAGACTGCAGCCATAAAGTTGGTACAAGAAGCACTTAATGCAATCCTACAACATGATGCAGAGTCATTTCATCAGCAGCCAAATCCAGTCCAAGAAATGGCTAATAGTTTTGTCAGAGAGAGGATTTCAACTCCTACAACCTCCATCGAAGAAAATTGCAGCAAAGGTGGTGAAATAGATGGAAAAGTGACGGGTAAGGGATCAGCAGAAAAGCAACAGCAAACAGGTAAAAGATCACTACAAAAAGAACCAGATGAACAGAAGAGTTCAGGAAAACAAATGTCCAAGAGTTTCAGCAAGCTCAGAAAATTGTTTGTGACTGCAAAATTCATCAAGGCGATGGAAagactgaagaaaataaaccCACGCAAACCACAATACTTATCTGCTGAACCAACCTCAGAGAACGAGAGCATATATCTAAGGCATCTAAGCATGAATGAAAGGAAAAATACGGAAGAATGGATGCTCGACAATGCGCTTAGACAAGTGATTTCTAGGCTGGATCCTGATCAGCAAAGAAGAGTGACCCAACTTGTTGAAGCATTTGAAATATTTACCCCAGAGCAGAAAGAGAAGAGCAACAGGGCCGTGACACATGTGTCTGCTCCTGGGAGCAAGTTAGCTATCCCTATGATGGTTGAGAAGAAACAATTTTTGGAACCTGTGCAAGATACTTTATCATCTAATGAACagtttttacaaaaaaaagatGATGGAGCCCTGGTATCTCAGAAAGCTGCTAATGAGGAAAATTGTTCAAGGGAAGAGAACGAATATCAGACAAACACCACAG GTGACAAAATTCTGCTAGAATCAGACGAGACCAGCATTTCAGATTCTACTTCAGTGTTTTCTGAAAAGAGCTCAACATTTGTAGATGGAAATACGGGTAATGGAGAACCTATAAACACACTGAGTTTTACATCCCAATTTCCTACTGAGGATTCGGAAGTCAGCCTGACTGGTGATATGACCAGTATTTTCTTCAACAAACAGCAGTATACTGGTATGTGGAACCTGATCTACCAACATGTATCAAATGAAGCGTCAGTTGATGAGAAGCAGGGAACCATTGGATTCAATGAAGAAAATCTTGGTGATACGATCAACTGTCAACAAAAAAACGACAAAGACTCGATTCCAGGTAGTTACAATATGGATCAAAAGGAAGATCATGATAACCAAAAAGAAGCTTCTGAAAATTCTGAACTTGACCAATCAGCTGCAATAAAGCTGGTTAAGGAAGCCCTCAGTGCAATTCTAAAACGCTATGACCAACCACCTCATTTACAGTCTATTCCAGACCATCAAAAGGCTGCTGATGATGCTAGAGATCTATACATTTCAACTCCTACACCTGCCACAGAAGAAAATTCCATAGAAGGGGGAAAGAGTGCGGAGTTGGAAAAGCATGCCTACATAGACCTAGAAGAAAAGCTGCATCATGTGAAGAATACAAGTCTCCCAGTCCAACAACAAGTGGAATCTGATGAATTGAAGACACCTCAAAGAAAAATGTCCAACAGCTTGAGCAAGCTGAAAAAAGCGATTGCAACTACCAGGTTCATCAAAGCAATGGAGAGGCTGACGAAGAGTAGTCCACGAAAATCACAGAATCTGCATTCAGAGACAACCTCAGGGGAAGAAAGAGTTTATTTGAGGCATCGAAGCATGGACGGAAAGAAAAAGGGTGAGGAATGGATGCTTGATTATGCACTTAAACAGGTGATCTCCAAGTTGGATCCAGATCAGCAAAGAAGAGTGGCACTTCTTGTAGAAGCATTTGAGACAGTGCACCCTGAGCAGAGAGAGAAGAGAATTAGTTGCTATCCTTCAAAAGACAGCGTCTTAGCCACCTCTACAAACGAAGTGAAAGAATGCTATCTCGAGTCTCAGCAGAAAAGATCCATATCTGTTGAACAGGTTCCTCAGAAGCAAGATAATGGCATCCCACTACCCTCCGGAGATGCTTTTTTAGAAAGAAGTCTGCAGGAACATCATAATCAACCGAGAAGTTTAGCAG ATGACATAATTCCACAGCAGACAAATGAGATTGCAATATCTAAATCAACTCCCGAATCGTCTGAAGACAGttcaagaatagtttctaaGGTTGGCACACCTGAAAAACTTAGTATCCAGGATGAAGGAACTGGGACAAATTTTGAATTTCCTTCCCCATTTCCAACTGGCAATTCTGAGGTCAGGCCTGATGGGAATATGGCCACTATCCTCTCAGACAAAAGAAAGTACACAAGCATGTGGAACCTGATACACCAACATGTCCTCTCAAATGAAGCAACAACAGCTGGAAAGCAAGAAGTCAAAGACGAGGAACAAGGTGATGAcacaaacacattccaaacaatTAATGATTCAGATTCAACCCAGAGTACTGAACTGAAGAAATCCAAGGTAGACGAAGATAATCAAAATGGAGTCTTTGATCAGTCGGCTGCCATAAATCTAGTAAAGGAAGCAATCGATGCAATCCTAAAATGTCACAAGCAGAAATCTGACCAACGACCCAGTCAAGACCATGGCAGAGGTGCTGATAGTGCTAAAATACTTTGTAACACAACTGCTCTAGCTTCCACACAAGAAAACTCTGAAGGGGAGAGAGTAGAAAAGCAGAGAAATTCAGAGCCAgaacaaaagataaaagaagtggAGAAAGCAAGTGACCCACTCCAACAGAAAGCAGAACCAAATGAAGCAAACAAAGGCCACACGAAAATGTCAAAGAGCTTAAGCAAGCTGAAAAAAGCTATTGTAACTACCAAATTCATCAAGGCTATGGAACGACTTAGAAAGATCAGCCCACGTAAACCACGATACCTGTCTCCAGAGGTGGCCTCAGAAGAAGAAAGAGTTTACCTAAGGCATTTAAGCATCAATGAAAGGAAAAATGATGAAGAATGGATGCTTGATTATGCACTTAGGAAGGTTCTTTCTAACCTAGCTCCTGATCAGCAGAGAAAAGTGGCACTACTTGTTGAAGCATTTGAAACAGTTCCAGAGCAAAAAAACATTGGATATCTGACAAAACCTGATACTATATCAGAAAATGCGGCAGACGAAAAAGGAATTCCTGAGTCTAAGCATGATAGTTCCACGTCTTATGATGACGACATTCGTCCAATGCATAATGATAGACTGGACATGCTCGGTAACGGTTCTACATTAGACAAAAGTGCGCAAGAAGATCACAGCATAAAATTCTCAAACCTGAGGGAACAGTTATCCCCCAAAATTCTTGATTCAGATGACTCCAATTTGAACATTCGTCATCAACCCAGCTCAAAAG GTTCTCCAAACAGTGACCCGTTGTGCATACTAACAGTGAGAAAGGAGGAGACTGATGTCAATCCCATACATGAAACGTTTCAACATGCTAATGAATTCGAGCAGGAAAACAAGGCTAACAAAGCCGAAGGCATTTTTTGTGACAAGCGGAAGAATTCCGGTATGTGGCACCTGATATATCAACATGCCAAATCCGTTGGTGCTGCTGAAGCTGGCAGCAAGCTGTCTGAGAGACTGACCAGAGAGGACCAAGTGAACAGAGGTGGAGAATCATTTGAGACAAATGCTGATGTAGATGCTGATGATAGTGATGGAAGCAGTGTAACAAGTGAACTTACTGAGAATGATGCCATTAAGCTGGTAAGAGAGGCCATCACTGATATCCTTGATGCGCCACTAGAGGTCGAAGATGAATTAACTTCCAGCTATAGAACAGCTGATTCAGAAGAAGGTGAAAGAGAATTTGTAGAGGGAAATCCTAAGAGAAGTCTATTCAGGGGCTACAGCAAGCTCAGAAAAATAATTATCTGCAACAAATTTATAAAAGCAATGGAGAAGACCCAGAAGTTCAACCCACAAACTGGGAGAGCCTTAAATTCTGATTCAGTAGCTACAAACGCTCAATTGAAGACTTGTGCACTGGGTGAGAGGAAAGGGATGGATGAATGGATGCTTGATAATGTGTTGCAGAAAGTTATTTCTGGACTTGCTCCGGTACAACAAAAAAGAGTATCCTTGTTGGTTGAAGCCTTTGAAAGAGTCAACCCAGATCCAGAGGGAAGGGAAAAAGGACTCTGTTACTTTAAAACAGAATTTCCTGATACTATTTCCTCAGAAGGAGATACAAAGGAAAAGGAGGATACAGTATCAACAGATTCATCACAGAACTCAAAATTTCCTTGTGGCTTTGACCTCAAGCTAGATAGATCGCCAATTTCCAGCCCGAAAGTAGTCACAGAAAGGGTTCTACAGGAATTCCATGAGGACAGAAGTCCTGGCTTAACCAAAGAATATGTGTCGGACGGACAAAGTTGGAGAAGTGGTGATCCTTGTAATATTACTGCAGCAACATCTGATGCAATCAGAATTCCCTCAGATACATGTAAAGACGTAACAGAAATGTATGGTAAAGATGCACCAGGAGTTTCACtggaagaaagaacaaaatctAGGAATGAAATAGGTGCTCAGGTGGAGGAGATAACTTCAATTGGTGAACTAAAGGTTGGGAATACCGTTTTAGCATCTAAACTTGCAAAAAAGCTTCCACAACCTGTAGAATCGCAAGATGAGTGGAATTATAGTGTACAACATAGTAGATTCTCAGAAAAATCTACAGGCCTATGGGGCCTAATACTGCAGCATGTCTCAACTGATATGTTGGAGAAAAGTGAAGCCCCAGAAACAGTTGAAATCAATGCAAATGCAGAGGGGGGCAGCAGTAGCACTAAGGTATCAGAAAGGAAAACAGACGATTCTTCTCAGCTTTGTTCTTCACAGGAGGAAATAACCAATTTTAGGGATGAAATAGGTGCTCAGGTTGAGGAGATAACTTCAATTGGTGAACTAGAGGTTGGGAATACTCTTTTTGCTTCTAAACTTGCAAAGAAGCCTCCACGACCTATAGAATCGGAAGATGAGGGGAATTACAGCGCAAAAAGTAGTAGATCCTCAGAAATATCTACCGGCCTATGGGGCCTAATACTGCAGCATGTCTCAACTGATATGTTGGAGAAAAATGAAGTCCCAGAAACAACTGAAATCAATGCAAATGCAGAAGGGGGAAGCAGTAGCACTAAAGTAGCAGAAAGGAAAACAGACGATTCGTCTGAGCCTTCTTCTAGAGTCAAAAGTTGCAGGGATATGGGTGTTCAAACTCCAACAAGCTTTGAGTTCGAAGAAAATGAAGCTATTAAGCTGGTAGAGGAAGCAGTAGAAGAAATCCTACTTCTCCAGGACCAAATTTGTGACGCAGAATCAATGACCAGTAGCACAACTTCAGAGCAAGGAGTCTACAGTCAGAACAATGGAGATGTCAAAGAGCGCTCACCCGTTGACACAGAAATTGCAAGCGCTTCAACATCACTTCATAGTGTTGCAACTCTAGAGGAAGAGAAAACATCATCAAGAGAAAATTTACCCAACAGCTATAGCACACTTTCCAAAGTTGTTCTGTGTAAAAGATTTGTCAAAGCAATGAACAAAATGCGAAAACTTAAAGCACAGCAGGCTCAAGACCTTTCTCAATCACCTCACTCACAAGAAGGTAACCCTTCTTTGCGTCAAATTTCAACCAGTAAAAAGGCAAGTTGGGAGGAAGGGATGCTTGATAATGCACTTCAGAAAGTTATAGGAAACCTTGCTCCTGCAAAGAAACAAAGAGTAGCACTTCTTGTTCAAGCTTTTGAGACAGTTGGTTCGCAGCCTGAACCCGTTAACAGCTGGAGAGGCAAAAAATTGGTCTCATAA